A genomic region of Megalobrama amblycephala isolate DHTTF-2021 linkage group LG6, ASM1881202v1, whole genome shotgun sequence contains the following coding sequences:
- the sona gene encoding LOW QUALITY PROTEIN: peptidyl-prolyl cis-trans isomerase CYP95 (The sequence of the model RefSeq protein was modified relative to this genomic sequence to represent the inferred CDS: inserted 1 base in 1 codon), translated as MECAVNTGPDDEPSETAVPYEVINVKDGSETPKKKNKKHKKHKSKKKRKKRKGEKDSSSESGVESDGDSRTRTSVKKDGSSNPETDATKNCTEDLSDVEADSKVKKQKHRVGKKKKKRRRKEEEKQEKKSSSRSRSGSSSASGSESELDSKQSQKLLXESLKLDRKSPITAAKVPKDKFKDGTPQLEDKKRDMTSDHSEEESFKLGGRKKMSPEPAHAQIAERDIKVEAVGEHESFVKAQELPDIIPKLENVHKEQAVQKDILKEANGNQKEKKKLSLSRSRSRSLSDTKGKKSKHSRSRTPKQSTGKSGRHNDRSSSRDRSVSASGGKERTKRRSSRSPSGRSPSKVTKKAGRRSRSLSGRRGYRSDSRSRTKTRRSRTRSPRRSHRSRSRSTGRPIRSRSRSKQSVSRRKNRRSRSRSRSVRRGRHSRSRSRKRTPVSRTKRSRSRSVRKTRRARSRSVVVLRRSRSRLRRNRRSRSRSGRRRSGSRSPRRRTKSRSPQRSRPSESRSPAVRQRRSKSRSPRSTKSESVSPQRCKRSKSRSSSHNSKSEYPKLRMIKKQKGKRSRSVSQRKTSRSRSRSISRERQSSDRSMSPTKRAHSKSPTKEDESLKDESLKETSETRLQVLDAVEENLEVKGTAGSSGWIPVTTECTSVQKPSNEDVTSSECDTQCKKIEEPENPSECEGRPNRSRSLSSEPVPQHGTAGSDEDDRSGSSRSPSPNTVKESKFSNRTSPVRRKRSRSASSTKKRRSKSKSVSSKRRSRSPARKRKSRSPSHSRKKRTKSRSPVRKRRSRSRSANRRAKSRSKSHTRTKRSKSKSPKRKRSKSRSPARKRRSKSRSPARKRRSRSRSRARQSRSRRSRSVSRRRRPAFRGRSFDRRDRWKREPSHSPILILRKRRSTSRSRRSSSKTPPRLTDLDKDQLLEIAKANAAAMCAKAGMPIPESLKPKAILQLPLPTPAPAPLSLPLPLPVPNLPMNLPMGIPGMPAMPNMTMNAAVASMTAATMTAALSNMGALAAMPPMPPLPTITNKPPPAPTPNLASIEEVKRKVAQQANSISIKEFTEKCKQIAESKEEMSIARPHVSDDEDDETR; from the exons ATGGAGTGTGCAGTGAACACCGGTCCTG ATGATGAGCCCTCTGAGACTGCTGTTCCCTATGAAGTCATTAATGTTAAGGACGGGAGTGAGACCcccaaaaagaaaaacaagaaacataAGAAACACAAAAGTAAGAAGAAACGTAAGAAGCGCAAGGGTGAAAAAGACAGTAGCTCTGAATCTGGAGTTGAGTCAGATGGCGATTCCCGAACAAGAACAAG tgtgaaaaAAGATGGATCATCTAATCCTGAGACTGATGCCACAAAAAACTGTACTGAAG ACCTCAGTGATGTGGAAGCTGATTCCAAggttaaaaagcaaaaacatcGCGTTggtaaaaagaagaaaaaaagaaggcGGAAAGAGGAGGAAAAGCAAGAGAAAAAGTCCTCCTCTCGCTCAAGATCGGGGAGTAGCTCAGCGTCAGGGTCAGAATCGGAATTGGACTCCAAACAATCACAAAAATTGC GTGAGTCTTTAAAGTTGGACAGGAAGTCACCGATCACTGCAGCTAAAGTTCCAAAAGACAAATTTAAAGATGGCACACCCCAACTGGAAGATAAAAAGAGAGATATGACTTCTGATCACAGTGAAGAAGAAAGTTTCAAACTAGGAGGGAGAAAAAAGATGTCTCCTGAGCCTGCACATGCACAAATTGCAGAGAGGGACATAAAAGTGGAAGCTGTTGGTGAACATGAAAGTTTTGTTAAAGCTCAAGAACTTCCTGATATTATCCCTAAGCTGGAGAATGTGCACAAAGAGCAAGCTGTGCAGAAGGACATCTTAAAGGAAGCAAATGGGAatcagaaagaaaagaaaaaactgtCCCTCTCCAGGTCAAGGTCACGATCACTTTCAGACACTAAAGGGAAAAAATCCAAACATAGTCGCTCCAGAACCCCAAAGCAGTCAACCGGTAAATCAGGACGTCATAATGACAGATCATCTTCAAGGGACAGGTCTGTGTCTGCCTCTGGTGGGAAGGAGCGAACAAAACGAAGAAGCTCAAGGTCTCCATCAGGACGGTCACCATCTAAAGTAACAAAGAAAGCTGGACGCAGGTCAAGGTCACTCTCTGGAAGAAGAGGGTATCGCTCTGACTCAAGGTCTCGCACAAAGACCAGAAGATCCAGGACCAGGTCCCCACGGCGTAGTCATCGCTCAAGATCTAGGTCAACTGGAAGACCAATACGTTCACGTTCAAGATCAAAACAATCTGTTTCTCGGAGGAAGAATCGGCGCTCGAGATCGCGGTCCAGATCTGTACGGCGAGGAAGACACTCAAGGTCTCGCTCTCGAAAGAGGACACCTGTTTCTCGGACGAAGCGGTCCAGGTCTAGATCTGTCAGAAAAACAAGGAGGGCACGCTCAAGATCCGTTGTGGTACTTAGACGGTCTAGATCACGCTTGAGAAGAAACAGAAGATCCAGATCAAGATCTGGTCGTAGAAGATCAGGTTCAAGAAGCCCAAGGCGTAGAACTAAGTCTCGGTCCCCTCAACGCTCCAGGCCCTCTGAGTCACGTTCTCCTGCAGTCCGTCAAAGGAGGTCAAAATCTAGGAGCCCTCGTAGCACAAAGTCAGAATCAGTATCTCCTCAGCGATGTAAAAGATCAAAGTCACGGTCATCCTCACATAATTCAAAGTCTGAATACCCTAAATTGAGAATGATTAAAAAGCAAAAAGGTAAACGGTCAAGgtcagtttctcagagaaagaCATCAAGATCTAGATCTAGATCCATCTCCAGGGAGCGACAATCATCAGATAGAAGTATGTCCCCTACTAAGAGAGCACACTCGAAATCTCCCACTAAAGAAGATGAGTCCTTAAAGGATGAGAGTTTAAAAGAAACCTCAGAGACTAGACTGCAGGTTTTGGATGCTGTGGAGGAAAATTTGGAAGTAAAAGGGACAGCGGGGTCAAGTGGCTGGATACCAGTGACTACTGAATGTACATCTGTGCAAAAGCCATCAAATGAAGACGTAACATCATCAGAATGTGACacacaatgtaaaaaaatcGAGGAGCCCGAAAATCCCTCTGAATGTGAAGGAAGACCAAACCGATCCAGATCATTGTCCTCAGAGCCAGTTCCTCAACACGGTACTGCAGGGTCAGATGAAGATGATCGATCAGGGAGCTCACGATCACCTTCaccaaatacagtaaaagaatCAAAGTTCTCCAACAGAACGTCTCCTGTTCGAAGAAAGCGCTCCAGATCAGCTTCTTCCACCAAGAAGAGGCGGTCCAAGTCAAAGTCTGTCAGCAGCAAGAGGAGGTCAAGGTCTCCTGCCAGAAAACGCAAGTCCAGGTCTCCCTCACATAGTCGTAAAAAAAGGACAAAGTCTCGGTCCCCTGTTCGGAAAAGGAGATCACGATCGAGATCAGCCAATCGAAGGGCAAAATCTAGGTCTAAATCTCACACAAGGACAAAGCGCTCGAAGTCAAAATCCCCCAAGCGGAAACGGTCAAAGTCTAGATCACCAGCTCGAAAAAGGAGATCCAAGTCACGCTCCCCTGCTAGAAAGAGAAGATCTCGTTCACGGTCAAGGGCCCGTCAGTCACGATCCAGAAGGTCACGATCTGTCTCACGCCGAAGGAGACCAGCATTTCGAGGGCGATCTTTTGATAGACGAGATCGATGGAAACGTGAACCAAGCCATTCCCCAATTTTGATTCTCCGTAAGAGGAGGTCCACCTCAAGATCTCGACGCAGTTCTAGCAAGACGCCACCGCGTCTCACTGACCTTG ATAAAGATCAACTGTTGGAGATTGCGAAGGCAAATGCTGCTGCAATGTGTGCTAAAGCTGGAATGCCCATACCTGAAAGTCTCAAGCCGAAGGCAATTCTGCAGCTACCCCTGCCAACCCCAGCTCCAGCACCCTTGTCTTTGCCTCTGCCACTGCCCGTGCCCAATTTACCTATGAATCTGCCAATGGGTATACCAGGTATGCCTGCAATGCCAAACATGACGATGAACGCTGCCGTGGCAAGTATGACTGCGGCAACCATGACCGCTGCTCTCTCAAACATGGGTGCCCTGGCCGCTATGCCCCCGATGCCTCCCCTTCCTACAATTACAAACAAGCCCCCTCCAGCACCCACACCTAATCTTGCAAGTATTGAGGAGGTGAAGAGAAAAGTTGCTCAACAAGCTAACAGCATTAGCATCAAGGAGTTCACAGAG aaatgtaaacagatTGCAGAGAGTAAGGAGGAGATGAGTATTGCACGACCACATGTTtcagatgatgaagatgatgagacACGG TAA